The window GAGGTCGCGGAAGCAGCGGGCGTCGGCGAGAGCACGGTGTCGCGGGTGCTTCGCAATCATGGCTCCTTTTCCCGCGAGACCAGAGACCGGGTGATGGAGGCGGTCGAACGGCTCGGCTATGTGCCGAACCGGATCGCCGGGACGCTCGCTTCCGCCGGGTCGCGCCTTGTGGCCTTTGTAATTCCCTCGCTGTCCAACATCGTCTTTCCGGATGTGCTGCGCGGCGCGAGCAGCGTTTTGGAAGCAAATCAGCATCAGGCCGTCTTTTCCGTCACCGACTACGACGCGGAACGGGAGGAGGCGCTTGTCGCCGCGATGCTCGCCTGGCGGCCGACGGCAGTCATGCTTGCAGGCTTCGAGCATACCGAGGGCACGGTGAGGAGGCTGCACGCGAGCGGCTGCCGGGTGGTCGAAATGCTGGATCTCGACGGAGCGGCGCTGGATCTGGCTGTTGGTTTCTCGAACCGTTCAGCCGGGTGCACAAGCGCCGATTTCCTGGTGAAGCGCGGTTATCGCCGGATCGGGTATGTCGGGCACGATCTCACGCGCGACACCCGCGCCCGCAAGCGCTTTGACGGCTTCTGCGAGGCGCTCGGCTCGGCCGGCTTTGCGCTCGTCGACCGCGAAATTTGCACCGGCGCATCGTCGGTGGAAAGCGGACGGCTCGGGCTGGAGCGCCTGCTTGCCAGAAAGCCGGATCTCGATGCGGTCTATTTTTCAAACGACGACATGGCGCTGGGCGGCTATTTCCACTGTCTGGCACATGGGATTTCGGTTCCCTCGAAACTGGCGGTCTTCGGGTACAACGGTCTCGATATCGGCCGGGTCACACCACAGCCGCTCTCGACAATTCGCACACCCCGCGTCGAGACGGGGCGGGTGGCGGCTGAACTTGTCGTGACGGATGCACCGCCGCAGGTCGTCGATCTCGGATTCGAATTGATCGAAGGGGCGACCGCCTGACAGGAAAGGGATTGCAAATGTCCGAGAACCGTCTGCGTGAGGAAATCTGCCGATATGGGCGATCGCTTTTCGAGCGGGGCCTGACACCCGGCTCTTCGGGCAATATATCGCTGAGGCTTGACGACGGTGGCTGGCTGGTGACGCCGACCAATGCCTCGCTTGGCTTCCTCGATCCCGCGCGCATCTCTCGGCTCGGCGCCGCGGGGCAACTCATCTCGGGTGACAAGCCGACCAAGGAAATTCCGCTTCACTCGGCCCTCTACGAAACGCGCGGCAGTGCCCGTGCGATTGTCCATCTTCATTCCACCCACGCCGTAGCGCTCACGATGCTGCCGGAGATCGATCCTCGTGCCGCTCTGCCGCCGATGACGCCCTATTACCTGATGCGGGCCGGTGAAACCGCCCTCGTTCCCTACTATCGTCCCGGCGACCCGGCGGTTGCCGAAGCGATCCGTGGGCTTGCGGGCAAGTACTCATCGGTGCTGCTCGCCAATCACGGCCCGGTCGTGGCAGGCGACAGCGTCGAGGCGGCCGTGTTTGCCACCGAGGAACTGGAGGAAACCGCGAAGCTCTATCTGCTGCTGCGCAATCTCAACCCACGCTATCTCAGCCCGCAGCAGGTGGATGACCTTGCGAAAACCTTCGGGCTCGACCTCCCATCCCGTAGCGATCATCAAGGGCACGATCACGGCTGAACCTACTGGCGAAACAGTGTGTTAGCCGCGTAGGGGGGCTGGGTTTCCCCGCGTTTTTTCCTTCGGAAAACGTCTCGCAATCCGCGTGCGCCGCACAAGATGTTTGCGCATTTTTGATGCGCTGCGGCGATGAACTGCCCTTGACCGCCTCCTCCTTTGCGGGATCTATTTGCATCACTGATCCGGTGGACCAACCAGTGGATCAGTTGGAGGTGCGCCGCAGTGAATGGCAGTCCCATACTCACGCAAATGCCGAAGATCGGGCGGAGCCTCGAACGCCGCACCGCGCGTGAGGTGATTGCCGACAAGCTGATGGTTCTCGTTGCGACCAACATGCTGCACCCGGGCGACGAGCTTCCGGGCGAGCGCGAGCTCGCCAATGTGCTCCATGTCAGCCGGGAGACGGTGCGCGGCGCCATCCAAACACTTGCGGCGCGTGGCATCATCGAGGTTTCCCAGGGCAGCCGCAGCCGGGTCGCCAATGTCGACCTCAGCGACGTCACCGTCACGATCGCCTCGCCGAACGCCATCGACAGCTACGACCTCGAGGCGGTTCATGCCGCGAGGCTGCATATCGAGCTGAAGGTCGTGGGTGATGCCGCCGAAAACATCGATGAGGATACGCTCAGCAAGCTGGAGAGCCTGCTCGAAGCGCAGCGGCTCGGCGGCGACGATGCCATGCGATTCCTGATCTGCGATCGCGAGTTCCATGTGGCGATCTATCGGGCTTGCGGCAATCCGCTGCTCTCCGACTTCGTCACCGACCTCTACACCTACATGATGAATTACCGGCGCAGCGCCATGTCGCGGCCCGGGGCGATAGCCGCCAGCTACAAGGATCACAGCGAGATCGTGGCTGCGCTCGCGCGGCGTGACCGCGAAGCCGTCGTCGCGGCGTTTCGCCATCATCTCATGCGAATCTACGAGACGACGAAGGAACTGCTCGCCGAGCACGGGCGAGCGGAAAAGCCGGTAGGCAAGGGTGGAAAGACACGCTGAACCCGGGAATCCCGGGCCGAACACGGAGGTTCGCCGCGAATGCATGTCATGGTCATAGGTGCAGCCGGAATGATCGGCCGCAAGCTGGTCGAGAAACTCGCCGCAGAGCCGGATGCCCTCGGCTACGAGATCACCCGGCTCACGTTGGTAGACGTGGTCGAGGCACCGGTGCCGGCGACACTTTCCGCGACTTCGACCGCGTCAGCGCTCGATCTGTCGTCCGAAGGCGGCGCAGAACGGCTCATCGCGTCACGGCCGGATGTCATCTTCCATCTGGCGGCGATCGTTTCCGGCGAGGCGGAGGCCGACTTCGACAAGGGCTACCGCGTCAATCTCGACGGCACGCGTTCGCTCTTCGAGGCGATCCGCCGGGAGGGGCAACACGAACCCTATTTTCCGCGCCTCCTCTTCGCCTCGTCGATCGCCGTCTTCGGCCAGCCGTTCCCGGAAAAGATCGGGGACGAATTCTTCACGACGCCGCTGACGAGCTACGGCACGCAGAAGGCCATCTGCGAATTGCTGCTCGCCGATTATACGCGCCGGGGCATCTTCGACGGCATCGGCATCCGCCTGCCGACCATCTGCATTCGGCCCGGCAAGCCCAATAAGGCCGCGTCCGGCTTCTTCTCGAACATTCTGCGCGAGCCGCTGGTCGGTAAGGAGGCGGTATTGCCGGTGGACGAGAATGTCCGCCACTGGTTCGCAAGCCCGCGCTCCGCGGTCGGTTTCTTCGTCCACGCAGCACGCATGGATACGAACCAGATCGGGCCTCGGCGCAACCTGACCATGCCGGGCCTGTCGGCACTGGTGGGCGAGGAAATCGCCGCGCTCGGCCGGGTTGCCGGCGAGAAGGCCGTGCGCCTCATCCGCCGCGAACCGGATCCTGTCATTGCCTCGATCGTCTCCGGCTGGGCCACGGATTTTGACGCCCGCCGAGCGCGCGAACTCGGATTTGCAGCGGAAAGCAATTTCGACGAGATCATCCGGATCCACATCGAGGACGAGCTCGGAGGAAATATCTGACATGACGCAAGCGAAAAGATCGGGCGAAGGAAAGATCGCGCTCGTGACGGGCGGCGGCACCGGCGTCGGTCGCGGGATCGCCAAGGCCTTGAGCGCCGAGGGCTACAGCCTTGTCATCACCGGCCGCCGGCCCGACGTGCTTGAGGGCGCGGCCGACGAAATCGCGCGGGAGACCGGCGGCACTGTGCGGGCGATCACCTGCGACGTCGGCAATCCGGCTGAGGTCGTGGCGCTGTTCGGGGCAATCCGCGATGACTTCGGTCGGCTCGATTTACTTGTCAACAATGCCGGCACCAATGTGCCGCCGGTTCCCTTGGAAGAGGTGACCTTTGAGCAGTGGAGCACGATCGTCGCTGCGAACCTCACGGGCGCATTCCTCTGCACACAGCACGCCTTCCGGCTGATGAAATCCCAAAACCCGCGCGGCGGACGGATCATCAACAACGGCTCCATTTCCGCGACGACGCCGAGGCCGAATTCCGCCCCCTACACCGCGACCAAACACGCGATCACGGGGCTGACGAAATCGACAGCACTTGACGGGCGCGCGCACGACATCGCCTGCGGCCAGATCGACATCGGCAACGCGGCGACCGACATGACTGAGAAGATGAGCAGCGGCGTGCTGCAGGCCAATGGCGAGATCGCGCCCGAACCGACCATTCCGGTCGCGCACATCGCAGAAGCCGTCGTCTACATGGCGAGCCTGCCGCTGACGGCCAACGTGCTCACCATGACGGTCATGGCGACGAAGATGCCGCTGGTCGGACGCGGATAGGAGAATTCCAAAAGGTCGGTTGCGGACGGACAGGGGGATAACCGGACGCAAGCGACCAGCATGGGCAGATATTGGGAGGAACGCATATGGCAGCCGTGGACTTCGTCGATGTCAGGAAATCGTTCGGTGCCGTTCCCGTCATCAAGGGCGTGAACATCGAAATCGAGGACGGTGAGTTCGTCATCCTCGTCGGCCCTTCCGGCTGCGGAAAATCCACGCTGCTGCGGATGCTGGCGGGACTTGAAAACATCTCCGCGGGTGAAATCCGCATTGGCAATCGTGTGGTGAATGCGCTGCCGCCGAAAGAGCGCGACATTGCCATGGTGTTCCAGAACTATGCGCTCTATCCGCATATGACGGTCGCCGACAACATGGCCTTCTCGCTGATGCTCGCCGGCTCGCCCAAGGCGGATATCGACAAGCGCGTCGGCGCGGCAGCGGAAATCCTCGGCCTGTCCAAGCTGCTCGACCGCTATCCGCGCCAGCTCTCCGGCGGCCAGCGCCAGCGCGTCGCCATGGGCCGGGCGATCGTGCGCGACCCTCAGGTGTTTCTCTTCGACGAGCCGCTGTCGAACCTCGATGCGAAGCTGCGCGTAGCCATGCGCGCCGAGATCAAGGAACTGCATCAGCGCCTCAAGACCACCACCGTCTATGTCACCCACGACCAGATCGAAGCGATGACCATGGCCGACAAGATCGTCGTGATGCATGACGGCATCGTCGAGCAGATCGGCGCGCCGCTCGATCTCTACGATAACCCTGCCAATCTGTTCGTCGCCGGCTTCATCGGCTCGCCGGCGATGAACATGATCAAGGGCAGGCTCGATCCGGCCAATGGCAATGCATTCGTGACAGAGGATGGCACGGCGCTGCCGGTGGCGCGCGCGGCCACGGCAGCCAACGGACGGGAACTGGTCTACGGGCTTCGGCCCGAATACATGGCCTTGGATCCGAACGGACTGCCCGCCGAGATCGCGGTGATAGAGCCGACTGGCTACGAGACGCAGATGATCGTCCGGCTCGGAGGCAGCGATGTCACCTGTGTTTTCCGCGAAAGAGTGAATGCGAAGCCGGGCGACACGATCCGCCTGTCGATCGATGCCGCCCATGTTCACCTGTTCGACGCCGAGAGCGGACGACGATTGTTCGATTGATGCCGCACGGAGAGGCCGCCGAGGGAAAGAGGAGCCTTCGGCAACCTTCGCGCGGAGATGTCCGGCAGGGGCCGGGCATCATTGCCGCCGCATTCGCCAAGCGGGACGGTGAATGCCGGGAAGGATCTGCTCCCGCTTTTCAGGAGGAGTATTATGCCAATAAAGAGACGTGACTTCCTTGCAGCCTCGGCCGCCCTTGCCGGTGTGGCGGGCCTTTCGCCGCTCGGCATCCGCCCGTCCTTCGCGCAGGCCGCCGAGCCGAGCTACAAACCGGAGGAAGGCGCAAGCCTTCGGCTTCTGCGCTGGACGCCGTTCGTCAAGGGCGACGAGGATGCCTGGCTTGCCAATACCGCGAAGTTCACCGAGGCAACCGGTGTTCAGGTGCGCATCGACAAGGAAAGCTGGGAAGATATTCGCCCGAAGGCTGCGGTCGCCGCGAATGTCGGGTCGGGTCCGGACATGGTGATGTGCTGGTTCGACGATGCACATCAATACCCGGACAAGCTCGTCGACGTCACCGAGCTGGCCAACTATCTCGGCAACAAATATGGCGGTTGGTATGACGGCCTGAAGGGTTACGCGACCCACGACGACAAGTTCATCGCCATGCCGCTGACGGCGATCGGCAACGCCGTCTGCTACCGCGACAGCCACATGAAGGCGGCGGGCTTCAGCGAATTCCCCAAGGACACCGCAGGATTCCTCGAACTTTGCAAGGCGCTGAAAGCCAAGGGAACGCCGGCCGGCTTCCCGCACGGTAAGGCGGTCGGCGACGGCAACAATTATGCCCACTGGCTGCTCTGGAGCCATGGCGGCAAAATGGTGGACGAGTCTGGCAAGGTCACCATCAACAGCCCCGAGACATTGGCCGCGATCAACTACGCAAAGCAGCTCTACGAGACCTTCATTCCGGGAACCGAAAGTTGGCTCGACATCAACAACAACCGCGCCTTCCTTGCGGGCCAGGTGTCGCTGACGGCCAATGGCGTTTCGCTCTACTATGCGTCCAAGAAGGATCCGGCGCTCGCCGAGCTGGCAGCCGACATCCGCACCACCAATTTCCCGGTCGGTCCGGTCGGCCAGAGCGTCGAGCTCCACCAGACGAGTTCGCTGCTGCTTTTCAACCACACCAAATATCCGGAAGCGGCCAAGGCCTACATCAAGTTCATGATGGAGGCCGACCAGATGAACGCCTGGATCCAGGGTTCGAGCGCCTATTGCTGCCAGCCGCTGAAGGCCTTCGCCGACAACCCGGTCTGGACGGCCGATCCGATCCACGCGCCCTATGCGCGCGCTTCGGAAACATTGCGTCCGAACGGCTATGCCGGGCCGCTCGGCTATGCCTCCGCCGGCGTCATGGCCGACTATGTGCTGGTCGACATGTTTGCCACAGCCGTGACCGGGCAGATGACGCCGGAAGACGCTGTCACCGAGGCCGAACGGCGGGCAAACCGTTACTATCGCGTCTAACCCTATCGGGCGGCTCTTGATCGAGCCGCCCGAAGCCGGGATGGCGCCGGCAAATCTTGCCGGCGTAAACTGCGAGATCACCCGCGGAGAAGTT of the Sinorhizobium chiapasense genome contains:
- a CDS encoding LacI family DNA-binding transcriptional regulator, whose product is MEFRQHPAVTLAEVAEAAGVGESTVSRVLRNHGSFSRETRDRVMEAVERLGYVPNRIAGTLASAGSRLVAFVIPSLSNIVFPDVLRGASSVLEANQHQAVFSVTDYDAEREEALVAAMLAWRPTAVMLAGFEHTEGTVRRLHASGCRVVEMLDLDGAALDLAVGFSNRSAGCTSADFLVKRGYRRIGYVGHDLTRDTRARKRFDGFCEALGSAGFALVDREICTGASSVESGRLGLERLLARKPDLDAVYFSNDDMALGGYFHCLAHGISVPSKLAVFGYNGLDIGRVTPQPLSTIRTPRVETGRVAAELVVTDAPPQVVDLGFELIEGATA
- a CDS encoding ABC transporter ATP-binding protein yields the protein MAAVDFVDVRKSFGAVPVIKGVNIEIEDGEFVILVGPSGCGKSTLLRMLAGLENISAGEIRIGNRVVNALPPKERDIAMVFQNYALYPHMTVADNMAFSLMLAGSPKADIDKRVGAAAEILGLSKLLDRYPRQLSGGQRQRVAMGRAIVRDPQVFLFDEPLSNLDAKLRVAMRAEIKELHQRLKTTTVYVTHDQIEAMTMADKIVVMHDGIVEQIGAPLDLYDNPANLFVAGFIGSPAMNMIKGRLDPANGNAFVTEDGTALPVARAATAANGRELVYGLRPEYMALDPNGLPAEIAVIEPTGYETQMIVRLGGSDVTCVFRERVNAKPGDTIRLSIDAAHVHLFDAESGRRLFD
- a CDS encoding FadR/GntR family transcriptional regulator → MNGSPILTQMPKIGRSLERRTAREVIADKLMVLVATNMLHPGDELPGERELANVLHVSRETVRGAIQTLAARGIIEVSQGSRSRVANVDLSDVTVTIASPNAIDSYDLEAVHAARLHIELKVVGDAAENIDEDTLSKLESLLEAQRLGGDDAMRFLICDREFHVAIYRACGNPLLSDFVTDLYTYMMNYRRSAMSRPGAIAASYKDHSEIVAALARRDREAVVAAFRHHLMRIYETTKELLAEHGRAEKPVGKGGKTR
- a CDS encoding SDR family oxidoreductase, with the protein product MTQAKRSGEGKIALVTGGGTGVGRGIAKALSAEGYSLVITGRRPDVLEGAADEIARETGGTVRAITCDVGNPAEVVALFGAIRDDFGRLDLLVNNAGTNVPPVPLEEVTFEQWSTIVAANLTGAFLCTQHAFRLMKSQNPRGGRIINNGSISATTPRPNSAPYTATKHAITGLTKSTALDGRAHDIACGQIDIGNAATDMTEKMSSGVLQANGEIAPEPTIPVAHIAEAVVYMASLPLTANVLTMTVMATKMPLVGRG
- a CDS encoding ABC transporter substrate-binding protein translates to MPIKRRDFLAASAALAGVAGLSPLGIRPSFAQAAEPSYKPEEGASLRLLRWTPFVKGDEDAWLANTAKFTEATGVQVRIDKESWEDIRPKAAVAANVGSGPDMVMCWFDDAHQYPDKLVDVTELANYLGNKYGGWYDGLKGYATHDDKFIAMPLTAIGNAVCYRDSHMKAAGFSEFPKDTAGFLELCKALKAKGTPAGFPHGKAVGDGNNYAHWLLWSHGGKMVDESGKVTINSPETLAAINYAKQLYETFIPGTESWLDINNNRAFLAGQVSLTANGVSLYYASKKDPALAELAADIRTTNFPVGPVGQSVELHQTSSLLLFNHTKYPEAAKAYIKFMMEADQMNAWIQGSSAYCCQPLKAFADNPVWTADPIHAPYARASETLRPNGYAGPLGYASAGVMADYVLVDMFATAVTGQMTPEDAVTEAERRANRYYRV
- the denD gene encoding D-erythronate dehydrogenase, with translation MHVMVIGAAGMIGRKLVEKLAAEPDALGYEITRLTLVDVVEAPVPATLSATSTASALDLSSEGGAERLIASRPDVIFHLAAIVSGEAEADFDKGYRVNLDGTRSLFEAIRREGQHEPYFPRLLFASSIAVFGQPFPEKIGDEFFTTPLTSYGTQKAICELLLADYTRRGIFDGIGIRLPTICIRPGKPNKAASGFFSNILREPLVGKEAVLPVDENVRHWFASPRSAVGFFVHAARMDTNQIGPRRNLTMPGLSALVGEEIAALGRVAGEKAVRLIRREPDPVIASIVSGWATDFDARRARELGFAAESNFDEIIRIHIEDELGGNI
- the otnC gene encoding 3-oxo-tetronate 4-phosphate decarboxylase, with product MSENRLREEICRYGRSLFERGLTPGSSGNISLRLDDGGWLVTPTNASLGFLDPARISRLGAAGQLISGDKPTKEIPLHSALYETRGSARAIVHLHSTHAVALTMLPEIDPRAALPPMTPYYLMRAGETALVPYYRPGDPAVAEAIRGLAGKYSSVLLANHGPVVAGDSVEAAVFATEELEETAKLYLLLRNLNPRYLSPQQVDDLAKTFGLDLPSRSDHQGHDHG